One region of Tamandua tetradactyla isolate mTamTet1 chromosome 6, mTamTet1.pri, whole genome shotgun sequence genomic DNA includes:
- the LOC143685599 gene encoding small integral membrane protein 30-like: protein MTSISIQLLTLLIPLLLVLPVAEAGDAIAVLKCVVLSITGICASLGVEARKRNGRYNLQGPPKSNLVLKFFVLFRLKPSFGV, encoded by the coding sequence ATGACCTCAATTTCAATACAACTGTTGACACTCCTCATTCCACTGCTTTTGGTGCTGCCTGTCGCTGAAGCAGGAGATGCAATTGCTGTCTTGAAATGTGTGGTTCTCAGCATTACAGGCATTTGTGCTTCTTTGGGGGTAGAGGCACGAAAGAGAAATGGAAGGTATAACCTCCAAGGGCCTCCTAAATCAAACCTCGTGCTGAAATTCTTTGTGCTATTCAGGTTAAAACCGAGCTTTGGTGTCTGA